The following is a genomic window from Zerene cesonia ecotype Mississippi chromosome 25, Zerene_cesonia_1.1, whole genome shotgun sequence.
aataaatgaaaagtgtgtataaatctatactaatattataaaggggaaagatttgatttttgtttgtttgtttgtaatggataaactcaaaaattccttcaccattAGATAGCTGTAACTTCAAGAAGCCGTGGCGAACTACTAGTACTAAATAAGATgaaaaaatatccataaagTGCGAGTCGATCTCGCAACACTAAGTGGTTCAATGATTtagataatgtattatataatacgatGAGTTAATAACTTTAGTAAAGAGTtggtttaaaaaagaaacatatagGATAGTAATAATTTGACTCAATGTTCATACCGGGTATTATAACAAACTGAATTACATTGTGTACTATTTCAACATAtacaattaatgaatatttaaattttactcatAATTCATAGACGAAATATTGCGTATTAAATAACCATATAATCGTACAGTTGGTACATCACTAGTGAAGTAATTATGACAATTATTTACGTTtggtataaattgaattacgCTACAGTGATAGTTCATATTCTTCACAATGCTCTCGTCACTTCTACTACAATTTGAGGATCCGAAACGGCCTTACCTGGGTCCCATCATTAAATATCTGTCCTTATGGCGCCTCTGGCTCCCGGATGACTTTCGAAACAGATGTGTTGCCATCTTAATCCAAGTCCTCGAAACGGTTTTCATTACAACCGAATTCCTTGATATTTTCTATGTCAAAACTGACCTGAATTTGCTATTGACAAACTTGAAATTTTCTATGCAAggtgttattaatatatgcaaGGCGTGGTCTCTGATTTTCTGGCAGAAAGATTGGCGGAGTATTTGCGAGTATATTACTCGGGCTGATTTGGAGAACCGTCGCTCAAGTGACCCCAAACAAGAGGAAGTTGTCACGACATTTACTCGATACAGCCGCAAAGTGACCTATATGTTCTGTGCTTTGTCATTCGCCACTGCTTTCGTTGTTATATTTCAGCCAGCTTTTAAGTACCTTCTGTCTCCGAAGTATAGGGAAAATACCAAAAACGGGACAGAAGATTATATGGAAGTAGTGAGTTCTTGGGTGCCGTTTGACAAACATAAAATGCCAGGTTACTTCTTCGCTTGTGTTATCCAAGCGTTTGGCACTTTGTTTGCTTGTGCCTGGATAACTTCGTATGATATGATCGCTTTATctgttatgatatttattcgCTTGGAATTGGAGTCTCTCAGGATAGACTGCAGTAAAGTGTTTGATGGTGGTGATGGTGATATTATTTTGGATAGAATTCGGCGGTGTCATCGACGTCATGTGGAATTGGTgaggtaaattttatttgtgctATTTTAATCCGTGCgctccgccccggtttcacccttGATACGATTTCTTATATCGTTCTCCATCCAAACAAGGCCTCACAGAATCACTCAGTAGTTACTCAATAGTTACTCTTTTTAAAGATACTCATAATCTCAATTGtgatgaaatattgttttcaagGATTTTGCAAAAACTTTGTAAactaataaacttaaataatactGTTTTTGTAACAGATGCTGTCGTCTGTATGACTCCTGCACTTCACCAATTTTGATGTTATACACCTTTATTTGCACAATTATGCTGTGCGCTACAGCTCATCAAATAAATGTGAGCAattt
Proteins encoded in this region:
- the LOC119836624 gene encoding odorant receptor Or2-like, whose protein sequence is MQGVINICKAWSLIFWQKDWRSICEYITRADLENRRSSDPKQEEVVTTFTRYSRKVTYMFCALSFATAFVVIFQPAFKYLLSPKYRENTKNGTEDYMEVVSSWVPFDKHKMPGYFFACVIQAFGTLFACAWITSYDMIALSVMIFIRLELESLRIDCSKVFDGGDGDIILDRIRRCHRRHVELVRCCRLYDSCTSPILMLYTFICTIMLCATAHQINMETNKSQQMMTLIYLIFGISQLFLYCWHSNDVYYASMALASGPYESNWWSQTISNQKNIYILVGQLSKVIVFTAGPFTNLTVATFINILKGAYSYYTLL